Proteins from a genomic interval of Polaribacter sejongensis:
- a CDS encoding DUF2723 domain-containing protein has translation MTSANFKKWDIILGWATFVIALITYYLTLEPTVSAWDCGEYISTSVKLEVGHPPGAPLFQMLGAFFAMFTTDITHIAKMVNFMSALASAFTILFMFWTISNLALKLALKNGEGSEGKYIAILGSSVVGALAYTFSDSFWFSAVEGEVYAMSSFLMALLFWLGLKWESELHTARGNKWLILISFVVGLSFGVHILSLLVIPAIVMLYFFKTYKNINIKTTAIATVISVLALMFVFKFLFPFTLKFFSASELFFINSIGMPYNSGSIIAAIILVVLFYLGLKYTRKKNKIHANTLVLSVLFIMIGFSSWMMLPIRANANTTINENNPSSARELLAYYDREQYGDANVFYDTYYSNSYDREQDAKNPYKDDKPKYEKLNGKYEIVNNYEGVVPNWSDKHKGFIPRMVNPASEKMYKSIAGIPQNSKRRPTFAENVKFMMSYQFGYMYGRYFMWNFVGRQNDIQGNLDVFNGNWISGINALDEMRLGSQQDLPSQTLENKGRNKYYFLPLILGIIGLLYQIKWDKENFFTLFLFFAFTGFAIIFYTNPKPFEPRERDYAVVGSFYIFAIWIGFGVLALYEYLKSFANKKMVAIAVSLVSLLAVPTLMAAQNWDDHDRSNRYTTHLNAKAYLQSCDENAIMFTIGDNDTFPLWYMQEVEDFRTDVKLVNTSLFATPWYIDQMKRATYKAAPIPSQLEHHQYKYGTLDVAYSMDHPRFKDSVMTIKNFMRWIASDSDATYVETENGQKEKFYPTNKIRLPVNKEAVLKSGIVAQKDADKILPYIDITIDDRALFKNRILMLDILANNNWERPIYFTGGANAAEEYLWLKDYLQLDGLAYKLVPIKTPMANKSLFDMGRIDTEKMYTNVQKWDWRNINDGKIYLDEQTKRNSISMRNSLLRLSEAFAKEGDTAKALEILDLSLDKMPIKDFDHYSLSMGYPESYYKLRDSKKARETARTLIDLFKEKLIWLSTFSMEDTELVFDDIDTTLYMYRNIITQVEQGEVDKEYLEALQNEFISIVKLFDHLMPDEE, from the coding sequence ATGACATCAGCAAACTTTAAAAAATGGGACATCATCTTAGGATGGGCAACATTTGTAATTGCTTTAATTACATACTACCTTACATTAGAACCAACTGTGAGTGCCTGGGATTGTGGAGAGTACATTTCTACATCCGTTAAATTAGAAGTTGGACATCCACCAGGAGCGCCTTTATTTCAAATGTTAGGTGCATTTTTTGCAATGTTTACTACAGATATTACTCATATCGCTAAAATGGTAAACTTTATGTCTGCATTGGCAAGTGCGTTCACTATTTTATTTATGTTTTGGACTATTTCTAATTTAGCTCTAAAACTTGCTTTAAAAAACGGTGAAGGTTCAGAAGGAAAATACATAGCAATTTTAGGAAGTTCTGTTGTAGGAGCTTTGGCATACACTTTTTCAGATAGTTTTTGGTTTAGTGCCGTAGAAGGAGAAGTATACGCAATGTCATCTTTTTTAATGGCTTTATTATTCTGGTTAGGTTTAAAGTGGGAAAGCGAACTACACACAGCTAGAGGAAACAAATGGTTAATTTTAATCAGTTTTGTGGTAGGATTATCATTTGGAGTACACATTCTTTCATTGTTGGTTATACCTGCAATCGTAATGCTATATTTCTTTAAGACGTATAAAAACATCAACATAAAAACAACTGCAATTGCAACCGTAATTTCTGTTTTAGCGTTAATGTTTGTTTTTAAATTCTTATTTCCGTTTACATTAAAATTCTTTAGTGCTTCTGAGTTGTTTTTTATCAATTCGATAGGAATGCCTTATAACTCTGGAAGTATTATTGCAGCCATTATTTTAGTTGTTTTATTTTACTTAGGATTAAAATATACACGTAAGAAAAATAAAATTCACGCAAACACACTAGTTCTTTCTGTATTGTTTATTATGATTGGTTTTTCTTCTTGGATGATGTTACCAATTAGAGCAAACGCAAACACAACTATTAACGAGAACAACCCTTCTAGTGCGCGAGAATTATTAGCATATTATGATCGTGAACAATATGGAGATGCAAATGTTTTTTACGATACGTATTATTCAAATTCTTACGACAGAGAGCAAGACGCTAAGAATCCTTACAAGGATGATAAGCCAAAATATGAGAAATTAAACGGTAAATACGAGATTGTAAATAATTACGAAGGCGTTGTACCAAATTGGTCTGACAAGCACAAAGGTTTTATACCAAGAATGGTAAACCCAGCTTCAGAAAAAATGTATAAATCTATTGCGGGTATTCCACAGAACAGTAAACGTAGACCTACATTTGCAGAGAATGTAAAGTTTATGATGAGCTATCAGTTTGGCTATATGTACGGACGTTATTTTATGTGGAATTTTGTTGGAAGACAAAACGATATACAAGGAAACTTAGATGTTTTTAACGGAAATTGGATTAGTGGAATTAATGCATTAGACGAAATGAGATTAGGTTCACAACAGGATCTGCCTTCTCAAACCTTAGAAAACAAAGGAAGAAACAAATACTACTTTTTACCGTTAATTTTAGGTATTATAGGTTTATTGTATCAAATTAAATGGGATAAGGAAAATTTCTTTACGCTCTTCTTATTCTTTGCGTTTACAGGATTTGCTATTATATTTTATACAAATCCAAAACCATTTGAACCTAGAGAAAGAGATTATGCTGTTGTAGGTAGTTTTTACATTTTTGCCATTTGGATTGGCTTTGGTGTACTCGCCTTGTATGAATACTTAAAGAGTTTTGCCAATAAAAAAATGGTAGCCATTGCGGTTTCTTTGGTTTCACTTTTAGCTGTACCAACGTTAATGGCTGCTCAAAACTGGGATGATCATGATCGTTCTAATAGATATACAACACACTTAAACGCAAAAGCGTATTTACAAAGTTGTGATGAAAATGCCATTATGTTTACCATTGGAGACAATGATACGTTCCCACTTTGGTACATGCAAGAAGTAGAAGATTTTAGAACAGATGTAAAACTGGTAAATACTTCTTTATTTGCGACTCCTTGGTACATAGACCAAATGAAACGAGCTACCTATAAGGCCGCTCCTATTCCATCACAACTAGAACATCACCAATACAAATACGGAACTTTAGATGTTGCTTATTCTATGGATCACCCGCGTTTTAAAGATTCTGTAATGACTATTAAGAACTTTATGCGTTGGATTGCTTCAGACAGTGATGCAACTTATGTTGAAACAGAAAATGGTCAAAAAGAAAAATTTTATCCGACTAATAAAATCAGACTTCCTGTAAACAAAGAAGCGGTCTTAAAAAGCGGAATTGTAGCGCAAAAAGATGCTGATAAAATTTTACCATACATAGACATTACTATTGATGATAGAGCTTTATTTAAGAACAGAATTTTAATGTTAGATATTCTTGCCAATAACAATTGGGAAAGACCAATTTACTTTACAGGTGGCGCCAATGCTGCAGAAGAGTACCTTTGGTTAAAAGATTACCTACAATTAGATGGTTTGGCTTATAAGTTAGTACCTATTAAAACTCCGATGGCTAATAAAAGCTTGTTTGATATGGGAAGAATTGACACCGAAAAAATGTACACCAACGTTCAGAAATGGGATTGGAGAAACATTAACGACGGTAAAATTTACTTAGACGAACAAACGAAGAGAAATTCAATTTCTATGCGTAATAGTCTATTGCGTTTATCTGAAGCTTTTGCTAAAGAAGGAGATACTGCAAAAGCACTCGAAATTTTAGATTTATCACTAGATAAAATGCCTATTAAAGACTTTGATCATTATAGTTTATCTATGGGATACCCTGAGTCTTATTATAAATTAAGAGATAGCAAAAAAGCTAGAGAAACCGCTAGAACATTAATAGACTTATTTAAAGAAAAACTAATTTGGCTAAGCACCTTCTCAATGGAAGATACTGAATTGGTTTTTGACGACATAGACACTACGCTTTACATGTACAGAAACATTATTACACAAGTAGAACAAGGCGAAGTAGATAAAGAATATTTAGAAGCATTACAAAATGAATTTATAAGCATTGTAAAACTATTTGATCATCTAATGCCAGATGAAGAATAA
- a CDS encoding polysaccharide deacetylase family protein, whose product MKSYFPRTPRFMMRFFSTYTWRFLSDKKEIFLTFDDGPTPEITEFVLTELKKYNAKATFFCIGKNIQNHPEIFSKLITDGHSIGNHTQNHLKGWKSETNAYVKNALECEQTITQFNTSTITQKLFRPPYGKIKKNQAKQLIEKGYKIIMWSVLSADFDTTISNEKCLENVLKNTEPGSIIVFHDSVKAAERMKYALPKVLKHFSDKGFVFKAI is encoded by the coding sequence ATGAAAAGTTATTTCCCCAGAACGCCACGTTTTATGATGAGATTTTTCTCTACATATACGTGGCGTTTTCTTTCTGATAAAAAAGAGATTTTTCTCACTTTTGATGATGGACCTACGCCAGAAATCACCGAATTTGTTTTAACGGAATTAAAGAAGTACAACGCAAAAGCCACCTTTTTTTGTATTGGAAAAAACATACAAAATCACCCCGAAATATTTAGTAAACTGATAACTGATGGTCATAGCATTGGCAACCATACACAAAACCATTTAAAAGGCTGGAAAAGTGAAACCAACGCCTATGTAAAAAATGCTTTAGAATGCGAGCAAACAATTACACAATTTAACACTTCAACAATTACTCAGAAACTCTTTAGACCTCCTTACGGAAAAATAAAAAAGAATCAAGCGAAACAACTAATTGAAAAAGGTTACAAAATTATTATGTGGAGTGTTTTATCCGCAGATTTTGATACCACAATTTCCAATGAAAAGTGTTTAGAGAACGTTTTAAAAAATACTGAACCAGGAAGTATTATTGTTTTTCATGATAGCGTAAAAGCAGCCGAAAGAATGAAATATGCGCTACCTAAAGTATTAAAACATTTTTCTGATAAAGGATTTGTTTTTAAGGCGATATAA
- a CDS encoding thioredoxin family protein: MAKFGDLISAEKPVLIDFYKDWSEVDDTVHTLRDVAAVLGDKAKVIKIDIAKNEALAEALLVKGNPTFMIYKNGEMKWRQTGAQDANTLIGLVLKYL; this comes from the coding sequence ATGGCAAAATTTGGTGATTTAATAAGTGCTGAAAAGCCTGTTCTAATTGATTTTTATAAAGATTGGAGCGAGGTAGATGATACCGTACATACTTTAAGAGATGTTGCTGCCGTTTTAGGTGATAAAGCCAAAGTAATTAAGATTGACATCGCTAAAAATGAAGCGCTTGCAGAAGCGTTACTTGTAAAAGGAAATCCTACTTTTATGATTTATAAAAATGGCGAAATGAAATGGCGTCAAACAGGTGCTCAAGACGCAAACACTTTAATTGGTTTAGTGCTAAAGTATCTTTAA
- a CDS encoding metallophosphoesterase gives MPRWVFPLIILTIVITLVEIYTFQAFKTVSKSKIVRYSFLLISIAVYINFFITFLTYSRSVGQTPQFQMAVGLLLTISIPKLVIIILLFGEDAYRWVLKLFSAISSGETKQLVGRRKFISQIALGLAAIPFAAFIYGIIQGKYNYKVLKYQLSFKDLPDAFDGYTITQISDIHSGSFTNKEKIQYGVDLINQQKSDIMLFTGDIVNNKADEMDNWMDVFDKLEAKDGKYSILGNHDYGDYMDWDNPQDKIDNFQKVKDIHQKIGFDLLLDEHRYLEKDGQKIALLGVENWGKGFNQAGDLSRASANIKKEDFKILMSHDPSHWEYKVKEDPFNYQLTLSGHTHGLQMGIEIPGWLKWSPSKYVYKQWAGLYEEAGRFINVNRGFGYHAFPGRVGIWPEITVIELKKG, from the coding sequence ATGCCACGTTGGGTTTTTCCTTTAATCATATTAACAATTGTTATCACGCTTGTAGAAATTTATACGTTTCAAGCGTTTAAAACAGTTTCTAAAAGTAAAATAGTTCGTTATTCTTTTTTATTGATAAGTATCGCGGTATATATTAATTTTTTCATCACTTTCTTAACATATTCTAGAAGCGTAGGGCAAACGCCGCAGTTTCAAATGGCTGTTGGTTTGTTGCTTACAATTTCTATTCCTAAATTGGTGATTATCATCTTGCTTTTTGGGGAAGATGCATATCGTTGGGTTTTAAAATTATTTTCTGCAATTTCAAGCGGAGAAACAAAACAACTTGTAGGTAGAAGAAAGTTTATTTCGCAGATTGCTTTAGGATTGGCAGCCATTCCATTTGCAGCTTTCATTTACGGAATTATTCAAGGGAAATACAACTACAAAGTTTTAAAATACCAATTAAGTTTTAAAGATTTACCAGATGCTTTTGATGGTTATACAATCACACAAATTTCAGATATTCATTCTGGGAGTTTTACTAACAAAGAAAAAATTCAATATGGCGTCGATTTGATAAATCAGCAAAAATCGGACATAATGTTATTTACAGGTGATATTGTGAATAATAAAGCAGATGAAATGGATAACTGGATGGACGTTTTTGATAAGTTGGAAGCAAAAGACGGTAAATATTCCATTCTTGGTAATCATGATTATGGCGATTATATGGATTGGGACAATCCGCAAGATAAAATAGATAACTTTCAAAAAGTAAAAGACATTCACCAAAAGATTGGGTTCGATTTATTGCTAGACGAACATCGTTATTTAGAAAAAGACGGACAAAAAATAGCCTTGTTAGGCGTAGAAAATTGGGGAAAAGGATTCAACCAAGCAGGAGATTTATCACGAGCGTCTGCAAACATCAAAAAAGAAGATTTTAAAATCTTAATGAGTCACGATCCAAGTCATTGGGAGTACAAAGTGAAAGAAGACCCTTTTAACTATCAACTTACGTTAAGTGGTCATACACATGGTTTGCAAATGGGGATTGAAATTCCGGGTTGGTTAAAATGGAGTCCTTCAAAATATGTCTACAAACAATGGGCAGGTTTGTATGAAGAAGCAGGTAGATTTATAAACGTAAACCGAGGTTTTGGGTATCATGCATTTCCGGGTAGAGTAGGTATTTGGCCAGAAATTACAGTGATAGAATTGAAAAAAGGCTGA
- the polA gene encoding DNA polymerase I — protein sequence MSDQKRVFLVDAFALIFRGYYAFIKNPRINSKGLDTSAIMGFMNSLLDVIKRERPDHLAVCFDKGGSVDRVEMFEAYKANRDETPEAIKLAVPYIQEILKAMHIPIMVKEGFEADDVIGTLSKQAEKEGYKTYMVTPDKDFAQLVSENIFMYKPRFGGGYDIWGVDEVKEKFGVENPEQVIDFLGMMGDSADNIPGLPGVGEKTAKKFLAAYGSMENLLANTHELKGKMKEKIEANGELGLLSKQLATIMLDVPVTFDAKDFELDQPDKEKVTELFNELEFRNLLTNFLRTFAIENAEKANSAENSIDVPSNAVEKSSTKKATPVPEGQFDLFAAPGSGSVSEEEIASGFKSIKDTNHFYQHIDSPFARKLLLNKLMEQTSVCFDTETTGLRALEVELIGIAFSYEVGKGYYVSFPEDQEETKAILEEFRPFFTSEGIEKIGHNLKYDIKVLSNYEMPVKGKLFDTMIAHYLINPDMRHNMDMLAETYLNYQPVSIVDLIGKKGKNQLSMRVVPVADQTEYAVEDADITFQLKQLFTGELESGNVSTLFNDIELPLVSVLTAMEIEGININIDFLKELSVALTDDINRLEKNIYEQAGEEFNIASPKQLGIVLFEKMELVKKPKKTKTGQYKTGEDILSFLAKDHKIIRDIQEYRQYKKLQSTYVDALPNEVNPKTGRIHTEYMQAVAATGRLSSNNPNLQNIPIRTERGKEVRKSFIPRDENYVLLAADYSQIELRIIAALSEEENMMEAFKNGEDIHASTAAKVFNVPLDEVTREQRSNAKTVNFGIVYGVSAFGLSNQTDLSRSEAKELIDTYYETYPKLKAYMAAQVDFAREHGYVETILNRRRYLKDINSRNAMVRSGAERNAVNAPIQGSAADIIKLAMINIHNRFEKEGFKSKMLLQVHDELVFDAHKDELEIIRPIIKHEMENAFKMSVPLDVEIGIGENWLQAH from the coding sequence ATGTCAGATCAAAAAAGAGTTTTTTTAGTGGATGCTTTTGCATTAATTTTTAGAGGATATTATGCTTTTATAAAAAACCCAAGAATTAACAGCAAAGGTTTAGACACGTCTGCAATTATGGGGTTTATGAACTCGCTTTTAGACGTAATAAAACGTGAAAGACCAGATCATTTAGCGGTTTGTTTTGATAAAGGCGGAAGTGTAGACAGAGTAGAAATGTTTGAAGCTTATAAAGCCAACCGAGATGAAACTCCGGAAGCTATAAAGTTAGCGGTTCCTTACATTCAAGAAATCTTAAAAGCCATGCACATTCCTATTATGGTAAAAGAAGGTTTTGAGGCAGATGATGTTATTGGAACACTTTCTAAACAAGCAGAAAAAGAGGGTTACAAAACCTATATGGTAACGCCAGATAAGGATTTTGCACAATTAGTTTCTGAAAATATTTTTATGTACAAACCTCGTTTTGGCGGTGGTTACGATATATGGGGCGTTGATGAAGTGAAAGAAAAATTTGGAGTTGAAAATCCGGAGCAAGTCATCGATTTCTTAGGAATGATGGGAGATTCTGCGGATAATATCCCAGGTTTACCTGGAGTTGGAGAAAAAACAGCTAAGAAATTTTTAGCTGCTTACGGTTCTATGGAAAATCTTTTAGCAAATACACACGAGCTAAAAGGAAAAATGAAAGAGAAAATAGAAGCAAACGGAGAATTAGGTTTACTTTCTAAACAATTGGCAACAATTATGCTGGATGTTCCTGTAACTTTTGACGCCAAAGATTTTGAATTAGATCAGCCAGATAAAGAAAAAGTAACAGAACTTTTTAACGAACTAGAATTCAGAAATTTATTAACCAATTTCTTAAGAACTTTTGCTATTGAAAATGCTGAAAAAGCAAATTCTGCCGAAAATTCTATAGATGTTCCTTCGAATGCAGTTGAGAAGTCATCAACTAAAAAAGCAACTCCAGTTCCTGAAGGTCAGTTTGATTTATTTGCGGCACCAGGAAGCGGAAGCGTTTCTGAAGAAGAAATTGCATCTGGTTTTAAATCGATAAAAGATACGAATCATTTTTATCAACATATAGATTCGCCTTTTGCTAGAAAATTATTACTGAATAAGTTAATGGAGCAAACTTCGGTTTGTTTTGATACAGAAACTACAGGTTTGAGAGCTCTGGAAGTAGAATTAATCGGAATTGCTTTTTCTTACGAAGTTGGTAAAGGATATTATGTTTCTTTTCCGGAAGATCAAGAAGAAACCAAAGCAATTTTAGAAGAATTTCGTCCGTTTTTCACATCCGAAGGAATTGAAAAAATTGGGCATAATTTAAAGTATGATATTAAAGTATTATCGAATTATGAAATGCCTGTAAAAGGGAAATTATTTGATACCATGATTGCGCATTATTTAATCAATCCAGATATGCGTCATAATATGGATATGTTGGCAGAAACGTATTTGAATTATCAGCCCGTTTCTATTGTAGATTTAATTGGTAAAAAAGGGAAAAATCAACTTTCTATGCGTGTTGTTCCGGTTGCAGATCAGACTGAATATGCAGTGGAAGATGCAGACATTACGTTTCAATTGAAACAACTTTTTACTGGTGAATTAGAAAGTGGAAATGTTTCTACTCTTTTTAATGATATTGAATTGCCTTTAGTTTCGGTTTTAACCGCCATGGAAATTGAAGGAATTAACATTAATATCGATTTCTTAAAAGAATTATCTGTTGCCTTAACGGATGACATCAACAGACTTGAAAAAAATATTTACGAGCAAGCAGGCGAAGAATTTAATATTGCTTCACCAAAACAATTAGGAATTGTGTTGTTCGAGAAAATGGAGTTGGTTAAAAAGCCTAAAAAGACAAAAACGGGTCAGTATAAAACCGGTGAAGATATTTTATCCTTCTTAGCAAAAGATCATAAAATTATAAGAGATATTCAAGAATATCGTCAGTATAAAAAATTACAAAGCACGTATGTAGATGCCTTACCAAATGAAGTGAATCCTAAAACAGGAAGAATTCATACGGAATACATGCAAGCGGTTGCTGCAACGGGAAGATTGAGTTCTAACAATCCGAATTTACAAAACATTCCTATTAGAACTGAAAGAGGAAAAGAAGTTCGAAAATCGTTTATTCCTAGGGATGAAAATTACGTGTTGTTAGCAGCAGATTATTCTCAAATAGAATTAAGAATTATTGCGGCTTTAAGTGAAGAAGAAAACATGATGGAAGCTTTTAAAAACGGGGAAGACATTCATGCTTCTACCGCTGCAAAAGTTTTTAACGTTCCGTTGGATGAAGTTACAAGAGAACAAAGAAGTAACGCCAAAACAGTCAATTTCGGAATTGTATATGGAGTTTCGGCATTCGGATTAAGTAATCAAACTGATTTATCTAGAAGTGAAGCAAAAGAATTAATTGATACGTATTATGAAACCTATCCGAAGTTAAAAGCATACATGGCTGCACAAGTAGATTTTGCTAGAGAACATGGCTATGTAGAAACTATTTTAAATAGACGTCGATATTTAAAAGACATCAATTCTAGAAATGCCATGGTTAGATCTGGTGCAGAAAGAAATGCTGTAAATGCTCCTATTCAGGGTTCTGCCGCAGACATTATAAAACTAGCGATGATTAACATACATAATCGTTTTGAAAAAGAAGGTTTTAAATCTAAAATGTTATTACAAGTGCATGATGAATTGGTTTTTGATGCGCATAAAGACGAGTTAGAAATTATTAGACCAATTATTAAACACGAAATGGAAAATGCTTTTAAAATGAGTGTTCCTTTAGATGTTGAAATAGGAATTGGAGAAAACTGGTTACAGGCACATTAA
- a CDS encoding N-acetylmuramoyl-L-alanine amidase, producing MKYLRLLIIITLFASCSKNIYQVSKNTYHKKAKQLGKSLVKIAPDTIGNRTTKVIESQNFNLRKPNIVVIHHTAQDSCMQTYKTFALERTQVSSHYVICDDGTITQMLHDLVRGWHAGNGSWGKNTDINSSSIGIELDNNGTEPFSYAQINSLTSLLEKLSTKYKIPAQNIIGHSDIAPGRKTDPSALFPWKSLAESGFGIWYDEEDLKTVTLPVDFDTTLALKYIGYNTSNIKNAIYSFKLHFNSDEVSHELSEKDKKILFLVMKEV from the coding sequence ATGAAATATTTAAGACTTTTAATCATCATTACCCTATTTGCTTCGTGTTCTAAAAACATCTATCAAGTATCTAAAAATACGTATCACAAAAAGGCAAAACAACTCGGAAAATCTCTCGTTAAAATTGCCCCAGACACCATAGGAAACAGAACGACTAAAGTTATAGAATCTCAGAATTTTAATTTGAGAAAACCTAATATTGTTGTCATACATCACACGGCTCAAGATAGCTGTATGCAAACCTATAAAACCTTTGCTTTAGAGCGTACACAAGTAAGCTCTCACTACGTAATTTGCGATGATGGAACCATTACACAAATGCTACACGACCTGGTTAGAGGTTGGCATGCTGGTAATGGAAGTTGGGGTAAAAACACCGACATAAACAGTTCTTCTATTGGTATTGAATTAGATAATAACGGTACAGAACCTTTTTCTTATGCTCAAATTAATAGCTTGACTTCCTTACTAGAAAAACTGTCTACAAAGTATAAAATACCTGCGCAAAATATTATTGGTCATTCTGATATTGCTCCTGGAAGAAAAACAGATCCTAGTGCATTATTTCCTTGGAAATCATTAGCAGAAAGTGGTTTTGGAATTTGGTATGATGAAGAAGATTTAAAAACGGTAACACTTCCGGTAGATTTTGATACTACTTTGGCATTAAAATATATTGGCTATAATACTAGCAATATAAAAAATGCTATTTATTCTTTTAAACTTCATTTTAACTCAGATGAAGTATCTCATGAATTATCAGAAAAAGATAAAAAGATATTATTTTTAGTGATGAAGGAAGTTTAA